The Juglans regia cultivar Chandler chromosome 11, Walnut 2.0, whole genome shotgun sequence genome contains the following window.
GCAAGTTTATCCTGAAGTCCTATGAGGGTTCTCCAACATGCCATGACCATGCTATCACCTAATATACAACCCACAAATCATAGGTAgacattcattttcttttataaataactttcataaaatttgaagataacCCTTGATCCACATTAGGCAACATATTTGCGCATTCAGAAATACAATAGGCAATGTAACCACATTGTCAATGAGGTAAAACCAAAAACAGAGATCAATCAAGTGCAATGTGGTCCAACTCAGATTTAATGTATTTTGGGTAGTTTttcatgggctttttgggtcattaggagctctctagtatgagctaggtgttttcttgtatacatccagtgtacttggctGCTCCTATtgatgtatataatatttttacttgtaaaaaaaaaaaaaatcaagtgcAATGTGGAGAGAACTCTAGTTTAGAAGCTATGTTCAATATGCGAAAGTGGAACTATAGTACATGATAAATTACATTAAGTTGCAAAACATTGAAGGCCAATCCTTCCAGACAGATCTTCCCAACATACCTTGCTGTCATCCAGTCCAGCATCCTCGAATGCAGAGAAGGCATCTGCTGACAACACCTCAGCCCACTGCCAAACGCAGAGATAATGCTTTCAATATAATTCGAAAGAAGCACAAATGGTAACAGGAGCAACCAGTAAAAAGCATGCCCACAGTTCAAAGAGGGTTCACACAGTATGAGAAAGAGAATTCTGAATATCACAGGAATAGATAATACCTTGTAACTGTAGTATCCAGCTGCATATCCACCTAATATTTGCAAAAAGTTGaacatagaaaaatacataGGGTTAAGGTTGCAGCTAAGTGAAAATGAAGCCTAAGTCAATGCAGATCTGACGGAGAAAAAACCTGCAAATATATGGCTGAAACCACAAAGGAAATTGTCTTCTGGTAGCGGAGGGATCACTTGTGTTCGTTCAGAAACCCTCCTATCAATATCATAGATGGATTCTGACCCACCAGGAACATACTTCGTATGCAGCTCCAAATCTAGATTTGCAAATCTTAACtgcaaaaattacaataaaattttgaagaaatctttttttttttttaatataagtaaataaaattttgaagaaatctTATCAGTAATCTAAGAATTACCTGCTATATTAATTGTCTCATCACTCTTCTGATGTCAAACACTCGTTTGGAGTTTTGTCTTAGATTACATGacaaaatttcttgattacatGAGATCAAACCTTTCTAGTACCCACTCAAGCCCCAGGCCTCATCCTATATCCTTCTTTTGAAATTGCAGGTGAATTTAACAATTTTTAGGGAACAGAAAAATTGACCAGGACAGGGGGAAGGTGACCAAGGCTCTGGAAACACCACCAAGCCCACCAAAATATATAACTATTTGGCTACCCTTATCATTCATCATGTATACTAAAGTGTGGAAAAGGTTAATGCCACCCTGTGGAAATGAGGTGTTCCAAACTTTTAATTTAGCAATTCACCAGTATAAAGTTGGATCATTAATTGGAATGATGAGGGGATGATATCTTTGCTCAATGGTCAAGCTAATGGATGTTGCAATTCCATACAGGTTGCTCATCATGCAGCATCACTCTCAAACTCCAAGTAAAAGCATTCTAAAGAATTATAATGGTTTTAACCATCCTCTTTCCCTATggatcttattccaaaaataaccACAGCTCGCCCTCCTATACTTGCGCGCAAAATACACTTAGTTAAGTTACATGGTCTTCACTAAGTTACTTGAAGGTCAAAGATCGTTTAGTACTAGCACAGGCATGTGAACTGAAATGGAAACCCAATATTTAATCCAATTCACATCAGTAATACAAAATGATATAACACAAATAAAGGGAAAATacatggaaggaaaaaaataaataacaccaaCCAAGCACACCGACCTGACGAAGACTTAGTGAGCCGGCACGAAAAGTCCTAGCTGCAACAAGCTTCAAATATACTTCTTCAGGGAGACTCTCCCCAGTTTCGTAATGCTTTGCAATGGCCATCAAAGTATCCCTAAAGATATCAAcagaaaatatgaaatataaaagaagatatgcattcaaattcaaataaccTGCATATGGTTGCATGATACCACTACAACAGAGGAAAAAGAAGTGTGTACATTTGGCTCCTTAAACCATGAGTAAGATCTAACAGAGGAAAAAATACACATTACGGGTAAGAACCAAGCACCTGTATCATGCATGTCAAGTACCCCTAACAGCTAACACCATGCAACATGGTAGTTTGAAGTACAATATGAAACACTTTCGTTGAAGTACAATATGGAGGTGTTCACAGGTTATGAAACTCTAATGCACCAAAGCTAAGGATCGATGTCAACATAATTACCTGTGATAACACCAGTTTTCCATGAACTGAGAAGGTAATTCAACGGCATCCCACTCTATCCCCCGAATACCAGCAACTAGACCCTCATCCTCCTTGGTCAGCATATGCTGAAGAGCATGACCAAATTCATGGAAGACAGTCTCAACCTGCAAAATAGCCATCATCAAATCtgacaacaaattaaaaaaaaaaaaaaaactgcagaACCAAGAATAATCATCCGTAATTTTCCAATTTTCCAGCAAATAACACACGGAActgacaaaaaaatatatttcaactcAACCATCTAGTTAAGAATAAGAGCAGTTCATCCTTCAGGTAGAATGCTTGTGGGGAAACTGTCTAGCCCAAAACTAATATGGTGGGTTTCAATAATGCACTTGTACTAATTATTAAGAACCTGAAGCGGTAATTGGTTCTAAAATATTTGTCGTTCTGTTATTGGTAACGTGCTTAATCTATTTAAAGTTTAATAAGATGATGTGAGGTGAGGGTTGAATTATAAGATCATCTAGGTATGTATTAAATGAAATCATAAAACTTGTAACTGGTATAGGCCCAGATCAATGCTATGAGCTGTTCTGGTCTTGCAGCTAGTACCATTCTCTTGTGGAATCCACAGAGAAAACACatgtttctctcatttccctTCTTTCCATGTTTTGGCTTTGTTCACAAGGattctcttttaaattattacatacTTTAGCCAGCGTACACACAAACTTGTAGGTAATAGCATTAAACAACATATCACAGGGACAGTTCCTAACACCTACATTGAGATACGCAAGAATTAACTCAGCAGCCTGGTATGCCTGTGCCAAGCCAAAGCCAAGGGCAGGCCTAGACAGTCTGTTTGTCAGAATTTTACAAATTACAGATAATATTCTAGAACTCAATGCAGCTGAGATTACCTCACGGAATGTCATTAGGCTTGGTTTGTTCCCCACTGGAGGCGATTGATTGCACACCATGTGGGCAACAGGCAACCTTACAGAGGAGCCATCACGTGACAGCACGCGACTTCGACCAACAACCTCATCCATCCATGCACCTCCCCTTTTCTCAGATGAACGGGTATATGGATCAAAATAGAAGTATGCAATGGGACTACCTGAAGAATCTTTGACACGATAGAATCTAACATCATTGTTCCAAACCTGAAATAACAGTCATTTTAATGGGATGTGAAATTAGGATCTAAATTACAGAAACCGAAAGAAAAACATGATGAAGCAACCTTTTCTTTTGGAAAAGTATGGAGGAACTAGAATATACTACCGGAGCTAAACCATCAGCTTTCTCAACCTCAATTCCAAAGAGTGTATTTGCAAGGTTAAACAGGCCATCCATAATCTTTGGCAAGGAGAAGAATGGGCGCAGTTCTTCCTGTAGAATAGCAGGGAAAATTTAGTTTCTCCACAAGAAGATTAATACTCATTCAACTATACCCAGGGaactatatgtatgtgtataggGATCCATACACATACAAAATACCCCTACAAATTTTCAACTATAGAAAAAACAGTCTTGAGTTTTGTATTATTATCTATTCGCTCCTtgggtttttcaattttatcattttactccTGTGTTCTAACAATTTTATCAATTAGGAACCTTCATCAGATTTCCcttaactaatctaataaatGCTGATGTGGCATGCCGCATgactgaaaaaataataaatgttaaaattaaaattcatttaagaaaagaaaagaaatcactaaaaaaatacttcagaaaaattacaaataaaaaacaaatgaacaCCCACAGAAATAAAAGTCCaagatatttttagaaaaataaaaatttataaaaataggaCACAaaagctcaagaaaaaaaaattaaaaaaaaaaaaactgaaagaattaaaaacttcagaattaaaaacacatatatacataaaattctaaaaactccaaaacctaaaaattaaaatataaaaaagactATGGGAGTGTGGGGAATGGGACTCCCCCACCCTCCGCAACTACGCCCCCCCTCCATTGGCTAACCCAAAATGAACCTTGGCAGAATACCCAAGCCACACTTGGGCTGGCTTGGGGGGTAGGCCTCGGTGGCCCACCCAAGGCAACCTAGGCCAAGCCTAGTTGGCCAAACCAAGTATTGAGGGAGAGAGGCCGTTCTGTTCCTCACGATCCAGGCAATGGTTGGGTGGGGAGGGCACTCCCCTTCTCCAGCAACCACTGttccttcattttattttatttatttttttaaatttagggttttttagatatattttattctttgattTCTAAGTTGttagatttttcaattttttacttaaaaaacatttatactcgggaaaaaaaaaatatttacatttctATTCTATTTTATGTGTCGTGGCGTCaacatttttgtttgtttagtcAATATAAATCTTAcagaaaaatctattttaaaaatttacaaaccaAAGGAGTGAAACGGCAAACGTATAAAACTCAGAGAGACCGTTCTAATAATTAACTCATTTTTCAACCATAGAGAGAACTTCCCAGAATGGCAAACGTCTGTGTGTTTGCATGCATAACAGACAAATACATGTAGAATATACCCTCCAATTTTTCaactatagagagagagagagagagagagagagaatgtctAAGAATTGGTTGACTAGACAGATATACTTATCTCCATTTAACCTGAAACAGTTGTAAAATTGCAATATCCAGGAGACAGGAGAATTATTTACTTTCAGACAGTTAAGGGAGTAGATCTGAAtcttccaataatttttttttgataattaataagatttttattaccataaataggcatagcccaagtatacaggaagtatacaagaggattagaaatataatttcaaatataaattgGATTAGAAATGAATACACATAAACGTAGATCCAACCTCATTGATGTCAAATTTTGATTCACGAAGCCTCTCACTCCAAAAGTTGACGTCCCAATGGCTCAAATCATCAGCTTCTACTGCACCTTGATTCTTGGCAAAACTTCTAATGTCATTCATATCTACAAGGATCAAGCAAAAGGTCAAGTCCTTGGATACATCCAACATAAAAGATGTGTTGTGAAAGACTTGCATTAagaatgaaattttgtgtaGACCAAAGAGATCACAGGCATAAAACATTACAAAACTTGAGCTAAGAaaagcaacttttttttttataagtgaaaaaCAACTCTTTTTAAAGTCTAGAAGACTAGTTTTCTAAAGAAGTCTAGAAAGCTAGAGAAGTGGGAGAAACTTTcgctcattttcttcttcttgctagttggggttttcttttcatatatttttcgtTACTTGGGTCACAATGCCCTGTGCTTCTAATAAAATTACGTTACttatcaagaaaagaaaagcaacttCTTTTGAGAATAAGAGAACATTATAACCAAAATTCTAACTTTGCAATAAGTGGAACAGACAAAAATGTTATGCTTAATTTATGTGCGTACAGAAACATGCACACATTCCAGTTTCATACTGAGCAAAGTTTCAGTTCACAACGTGGCATCTGATGATCTTAAGtacatatttaaattaaattaaataaataaatacccaGATCATGTTTCCAAGACAACAGAAGAATTTAACAAAACAATGGCATAGCCCAACTGGTTTATATACTTCCATGCAGTAAAGCATATTGGGAATTAAGTTTCACTAATGCTTCATAAGATCATTCAAATAGTAATCTATTTACAACCATGAGTAAACTATGTACAGTGCACTACCTTGAACTGAAGCATTCCATGAAGCACTGCGAAGTTTTTCTAGAAGCTCTTCTGCTTTTTCAACAGTAGCCATTTTGGTTGCCATGCTTACCTGGTGAAATATATTTCAGAAAGTCGATCATAAAAAAGTGATGTTAAGAGATAGTAGAACATACCTCAGCATAATTGTTATAATTGAGAAGCTTAGCCTTCTCCAACCTAAGTTTCAAAATCTGGTCAATTATTGCCGTATTATCCAAATCTCCATTTGAGGCACGCGTTACATAAGCACGGTAGACTTCTTCACGCAAAGATCGATTTCGAGCATGTTGCATAATAGACATAAAACTTGGACCATCCAGCGTTATTATCCAAGGCCCATTCTCAGCATTAGCATTTTCATAACCCTGTGAAATAAATAGAGATGCATTGGCAATGATAGATAAGATAAAAACCAATCCAGTAGAATGGAGAAACAAAACAGGCATTTGTAACATCCTGAACTTTTgaggtttctttctttcttaagtCATTGCTTTTATGGGTGGGGGCCATAGTTTGTAACGGGCTAAGGGTCCATGACCTTCTActttctattgtaacctctagctaggTGTTCCTcatgtatacttcatgtgtacatgggctttgcctatttctatgaatataacttcttgattacctataaaaaaaaaaacttttgaggtTTCTAATTTCAGAAAGTTAGGGTTCACAAATAAATAGGGTTTCTATTTCTAGAGAGTGAATTAGGGTTAGATCTAAAATTAGGCCCAAACCCACTAGACACCATGTAAGGATGAGCAAGCCCAAGCATCATCCTTGCCAAACCCATATAGCCCATGAAAGTGAGCCCGCATATGTTATACTCGAAACCTACTTGCACCACACTTCTAGTTGCAAGCACAAGTCTAGTTCTACTCCAACTACAAGTCA
Protein-coding sequences here:
- the LOC109003383 gene encoding probable cytosolic oligopeptidase A; this encodes MKAASAIPKRRILGALLPIIVNTLLASRICVTQSVYPLLKRTPPPLLSPKQFSSPCHLCSFSFSSSSCLPALHRPTCTAPWLSHSCSSLSSLPMAATSAVELPIEANPLLLDFEFPPFDVVEAKHVSPGIRALLKKLEDDLVELERKVEPSWPKLVEPLEKIVDRLTVVWGIVNHLKAVKDSPELRSAIEEVQPEKVKFQLRLGQSKAIYNAFKAIQESPGWQSLSDAHKRIVELQLREAILNGVSLEDDKRDQFNKIEQELERLSQKFDENVLDATKKFEKLIMDKKEIEGLPATALGLAAQTAVSKGYENANAENGPWIITLDGPSFMSIMQHARNRSLREEVYRAYVTRASNGDLDNTAIIDQILKLRLEKAKLLNYNNYAEVSMATKMATVEKAEELLEKLRSASWNASVQDMNDIRSFAKNQGAVEADDLSHWDVNFWSERLRESKFDINEEELRPFFSLPKIMDGLFNLANTLFGIEVEKADGLAPVWNNDVRFYRVKDSSGSPIAYFYFDPYTRSSEKRGGAWMDEVVGRSRVLSRDGSSVRLPVAHMVCNQSPPVGNKPSLMTFREVETVFHEFGHALQHMLTKEDEGLVAGIRGIEWDAVELPSQFMENWCYHRDTLMAIAKHYETGESLPEEVYLKLVAARTFRAGSLSLRQLRFANLDLELHTKYVPGGSESIYDIDRRVSERTQVIPPLPEDNFLCGFSHIFAGGYAAGYYSYKWAEVLSADAFSAFEDAGLDDSKAVKETGHKFRETILALGGGKAPLEVFVEFRGREPSPEALLRHNGLLSASA